In a genomic window of uncultured Sphaerochaeta sp.:
- the uvrC gene encoding excinuclease ABC subunit UvrC yields the protein MGKKQEKKVYQTTSSIESFGTEVAEGINPHEMARQMPHASGVYLMRDEKDTIIYVGKAKDLKKRVTSYFLANRSPKTAALVRKIARIEHIITGNEYEALVLENNLIKKYSPHYNISLKDGKSYPVIRITNERFPKVFKTRRIIDDGSSYYGPYPDGSKLELYLDLIAKLFPLRRCGTPLRMREKPCLYYHIGLCSGPCANLVSEKEYQSSITAVKNLLEGRTEALVAQLEGQMLQASKAMNFEEAAIKRDQIAAIRAIETGQQVQDFTQESRDYAAIEMRGPLCTISLMQMRSGQLIGRALYRGETFGDETETLLNFLVQYYADGLKLPQFLYVSHEIDVDLIRRYFTEQLGGRLEVSLPSDGKHFRILRMARENATRDVEKRLKSRDNTRAIEELAEILGLSAPPSLIEGFDIAHLAGKYTIASLISFRDGNPDKPNYRRYNIKSLEGKIDDYESIREAVARRYSKILNENLERPGLLIIDGGKGQVNAARQILDDLGMFEIPIIGLAEQFETIVFDDEREDLQLPEESEALRLVIAVRDECHRFATSANQAARSKEASFRLLESVEGIGKKRSEQLMKQFGSLEVLLSKSAEDLAKESSLPLSVAQRLLKQLSL from the coding sequence ATGGGTAAGAAGCAGGAGAAGAAGGTATATCAGACCACCTCGAGCATCGAGAGCTTTGGCACCGAGGTGGCAGAAGGCATCAATCCTCACGAAATGGCGAGGCAGATGCCCCATGCAAGCGGTGTGTACCTCATGCGCGATGAGAAGGACACCATCATCTATGTGGGCAAGGCCAAGGATCTGAAGAAGCGGGTAACCAGCTACTTCCTGGCGAATCGCAGTCCAAAGACTGCTGCATTGGTCCGCAAGATTGCCCGCATCGAGCACATCATCACCGGCAATGAGTATGAGGCCTTGGTTCTTGAGAACAACCTCATCAAGAAGTATTCTCCGCACTACAACATCTCCCTCAAGGACGGGAAAAGCTATCCGGTGATCCGTATCACCAACGAGCGCTTTCCCAAGGTTTTCAAGACCCGGCGCATCATCGATGACGGTTCCTCCTACTACGGACCCTATCCTGATGGGAGCAAGCTTGAGCTCTACCTTGACCTGATAGCCAAACTCTTTCCGCTCAGGCGCTGCGGAACTCCGCTGAGAATGCGGGAAAAGCCGTGTCTCTACTACCATATCGGACTGTGCAGCGGGCCTTGTGCAAACCTTGTCAGTGAGAAGGAGTACCAGAGCTCCATCACCGCAGTAAAGAACTTGCTGGAGGGAAGAACCGAGGCCTTGGTTGCCCAGCTTGAGGGCCAGATGCTTCAGGCCAGCAAGGCAATGAATTTTGAGGAAGCTGCCATCAAGCGGGATCAGATTGCTGCAATCAGGGCGATCGAAACAGGGCAGCAGGTACAGGACTTCACCCAGGAGAGCCGTGACTATGCCGCCATTGAGATGCGTGGGCCCTTGTGCACCATCAGCCTGATGCAGATGCGCAGCGGCCAGCTCATCGGCCGTGCCCTGTATCGTGGGGAAACCTTTGGTGATGAGACCGAGACCCTGCTCAACTTCCTTGTCCAGTACTATGCCGATGGCCTGAAACTGCCGCAGTTCCTCTATGTCTCCCATGAGATAGATGTCGACCTGATCAGGCGGTATTTCACCGAACAGCTCGGTGGTCGGCTGGAAGTGAGCCTTCCTTCCGATGGGAAGCACTTCAGGATCCTGAGGATGGCCCGTGAGAATGCCACCAGGGATGTGGAGAAGCGCCTCAAGAGCAGGGACAATACTCGTGCGATAGAGGAACTGGCTGAGATTCTGGGTCTGTCTGCTCCCCCTTCCTTGATCGAGGGCTTCGACATCGCCCATCTGGCCGGAAAATATACGATTGCCTCGCTCATCTCCTTCCGTGATGGCAATCCCGACAAGCCGAACTACCGCAGGTACAACATCAAGAGCCTTGAGGGAAAGATAGATGACTATGAGTCCATCCGTGAGGCGGTGGCCCGCAGATACTCCAAGATCCTGAACGAAAACCTGGAAAGGCCCGGACTTCTGATCATCGATGGTGGCAAGGGGCAGGTCAATGCTGCCCGGCAGATTCTTGATGACCTGGGGATGTTCGAGATTCCCATCATCGGGCTGGCCGAACAGTTTGAGACCATTGTGTTTGATGATGAGAGGGAGGACCTCCAGCTCCCTGAGGAGAGCGAGGCACTCCGCTTGGTTATTGCTGTCAGGGATGAGTGCCACCGTTTTGCCACCAGCGCAAACCAAGCTGCCCGCAGCAAGGAGGCTTCTTTCCGCCTCTTGGAATCAGTCGAGGGCATCGGAAAGAAGCGCAGTGAGCAACTGATGAAACAGTTCGGCAGTCTTGAGGTACTGCTCAGCAAGAGCGCTGAGGATTTGGCCAAGGAGAGTTCGCTGCCGCTTTCGGTTGCACAGCGGCTGCTGAAGCAGCTTAGCCTCTAG
- a CDS encoding spore photoproduct lyase family protein: MDHPLFSSLPSEDQAYLAGLFGRHHFSYQEQRQIIENACDVRMWDKGSISEWIDEEKSGRELFSNHLKHMKAEREKPTDYADFMPEERMPDKYKSLFVSSDTLMGRCPCPVEGEKTRCCNLKTLDVVQQCAFGCSYCSIQSFYNSHEIRVVENLGQRLSSLELEEGTWHIGTGQSSDSLLWGNEYGTLDALSAFARKHPNLIIELKTKSKRTDYLDLNLPLNMVPTWSLNAETIIAKEEHLTATLGQRLEAAQRARDKGLLIGFHLHPMVHFSGWEDEYGSLIDTIVSSFEPEDLMMFSLGTLTFTKAVLRELRSSQRKTRILDMDLTLTAGKYSYPLETKQKLFGFAYDRFPASWKQGSPFFYLCMEDPSLWEPTFGYSYPNDRAFEAAMRQSYLSELNKREHNQE, translated from the coding sequence ATGGACCACCCCCTTTTTTCAAGTCTTCCGTCCGAAGACCAAGCATACCTTGCCGGACTCTTCGGACGACACCACTTCAGCTACCAGGAACAACGCCAGATCATCGAGAACGCCTGTGATGTCCGCATGTGGGACAAGGGGAGCATCAGTGAGTGGATTGATGAGGAGAAATCTGGGCGGGAACTCTTTTCCAACCATCTGAAGCACATGAAAGCTGAACGGGAAAAACCCACAGACTACGCTGATTTCATGCCCGAAGAGCGGATGCCGGACAAGTACAAGAGCCTCTTCGTCTCCTCCGACACATTGATGGGCCGCTGTCCCTGTCCCGTAGAGGGTGAGAAAACGCGGTGCTGCAATCTCAAGACCCTGGATGTCGTGCAGCAGTGCGCCTTCGGTTGCTCCTACTGTTCCATCCAGTCCTTCTACAACAGTCATGAGATACGGGTAGTGGAAAACCTTGGCCAACGGCTCTCCTCCCTTGAGCTGGAAGAGGGAACCTGGCACATCGGAACAGGGCAGAGCAGTGACTCGCTGCTGTGGGGAAATGAGTACGGCACGCTCGATGCCCTCTCGGCATTTGCACGCAAGCATCCAAACCTGATCATCGAACTGAAAACCAAGAGCAAGCGAACCGATTACCTGGATCTCAACCTTCCGCTGAATATGGTCCCGACCTGGTCGCTGAATGCTGAGACGATCATCGCAAAGGAAGAACATCTGACAGCAACGCTGGGCCAACGTCTTGAGGCCGCCCAGCGTGCACGGGACAAGGGCCTTCTCATCGGATTCCACCTCCATCCCATGGTCCATTTCTCCGGTTGGGAGGACGAGTACGGCTCCCTGATCGATACGATTGTTTCCAGTTTCGAACCTGAGGACCTGATGATGTTCAGCCTTGGAACCCTCACATTCACGAAGGCAGTACTGCGCGAACTGCGCAGTTCGCAACGAAAAACCAGGATCCTTGACATGGATCTTACCCTCACTGCCGGCAAATACTCCTATCCCTTGGAAACAAAGCAAAAACTCTTTGGCTTTGCCTACGACAGGTTCCCCGCCTCCTGGAAGCAGGGCTCTCCCTTCTTCTACCTCTGCATGGAGGATCCCTCCCTCTGGGAACCCACCTTCGGGTACAGCTATCCCAACGACCGGGCATTTGAGGCAGCCATGCGGCAGTCGTACCTGTCAGAACTCAATAAGAGAGAGCACAACCAAGAATGA
- a CDS encoding 2-oxo acid dehydrogenase subunit E2: protein MSRRNDAVRVYDLAPYKQIFPYIMPKRCESLVYQNMVLDLTGTVEFIKHNKTPQGRSYRVFEVFLAALLRTITLRPELNRFVSHYQHWQRKDLSINFVVKEDYSDESPEHSMPLYFREDMTLDEISEIINAAIEEQRKPASSNFTDKAILFFLKFPRPIIRLVVGTASLLDRHGKAPKALRDADGLHTSLFVSNMGSIGLGGGSPHHHLYEWGTTSVFVTMGVLKRSHHQEGGRLMRRDTMEVGFTVDERITDGFYFTKSIKLFQDLLANPEVLLSRAEVPPRPMSKREYKRSRKASAQTTPKNDR from the coding sequence ATGAGCAGACGTAATGATGCGGTGCGTGTGTATGATTTGGCACCTTACAAACAGATATTTCCCTACATCATGCCCAAAAGGTGTGAATCGCTGGTCTACCAGAACATGGTGCTCGATCTGACCGGTACAGTCGAATTCATCAAGCACAACAAGACCCCACAAGGGCGTTCCTACCGTGTATTCGAGGTCTTTCTTGCCGCTCTTCTGCGCACCATCACCCTGCGGCCTGAGCTGAACAGGTTTGTTTCCCACTACCAGCATTGGCAACGCAAGGATCTCTCCATCAATTTTGTGGTGAAAGAGGACTATAGCGACGAGTCTCCCGAGCACAGCATGCCGCTCTACTTCCGAGAGGATATGACCCTCGATGAGATTTCAGAAATAATCAATGCGGCCATCGAGGAACAGAGAAAGCCCGCCTCAAGCAACTTCACGGACAAGGCAATCCTGTTCTTCCTCAAGTTTCCCCGTCCGATCATCCGGCTGGTGGTCGGGACGGCAAGCCTTCTGGACCGGCATGGGAAGGCCCCGAAAGCACTGCGTGATGCAGACGGGCTGCATACCAGCCTGTTTGTCAGCAATATGGGCAGCATTGGGCTGGGAGGGGGAAGCCCCCATCACCATTTGTACGAGTGGGGAACAACAAGCGTATTTGTCACCATGGGGGTGCTCAAACGAAGCCACCACCAGGAGGGCGGGCGTCTTATGAGACGGGATACGATGGAGGTGGGGTTCACCGTCGACGAGCGCATCACCGACGGCTTCTATTTCACCAAGTCCATCAAGCTGTTCCAGGACTTGCTGGCCAACCCGGAAGTCCTGCTCTCACGAGCTGAGGTACCTCCAAGGCCAATGAGCAAACGCGAATACAAGCGCTCTAGGAAAGCTTCTGCTCAAACAACTCCAAAGAACGACCGGTAA
- the thyX gene encoding FAD-dependent thymidylate synthase → MAHCIVPAAEEILDKEFAVLDHGFVRLVDYLGSDERIVQSARVSYGSGTKTYRQDKGLISYLLRNDHTSPFEQVNFTFHVKMPIFVARQWIRHRTGRVNEISGRYSVMTDQCYLPDREHINFQSEDNKQGRAEGAVDEVLADQVLSLLSEDQKRSYETYQKLLDLGIARELARVDLPLSMYTEWYWQMDLHNLFHFLQLRLDAHAQYEIRAYAQTILEMVRLVCPMATEAFEEHKRGSKTFSSSELDALKCMLKGEGNPLTGRSLELFEQKLS, encoded by the coding sequence ATGGCGCATTGCATCGTACCTGCAGCAGAAGAGATCCTGGACAAGGAGTTTGCGGTCCTCGACCACGGGTTTGTCCGACTCGTAGACTATCTGGGCAGTGACGAACGCATCGTACAGAGTGCGCGTGTCTCCTACGGCAGTGGCACCAAGACCTACCGTCAGGACAAGGGCCTGATCAGTTATCTCCTGCGCAACGACCACACCTCACCCTTCGAACAGGTGAACTTCACCTTCCATGTGAAGATGCCCATCTTCGTTGCAAGGCAGTGGATCAGACACCGCACCGGGCGGGTGAATGAGATCAGCGGCCGCTACAGTGTCATGACTGACCAGTGCTATCTTCCCGATCGCGAACATATCAATTTCCAGAGTGAGGACAACAAGCAGGGAAGGGCTGAGGGTGCTGTCGACGAGGTCTTGGCTGATCAGGTGCTTTCCTTGTTGTCTGAAGACCAGAAGCGCAGCTACGAAACCTACCAGAAACTGCTGGACCTAGGTATTGCCCGTGAACTGGCCCGTGTTGACCTTCCGTTGAGCATGTATACCGAGTGGTACTGGCAGATGGACCTGCACAACCTCTTCCACTTCCTTCAGTTGCGCCTTGATGCACACGCCCAGTATGAGATCCGCGCCTATGCACAGACCATCCTGGAGATGGTCCGGCTGGTCTGCCCCATGGCTACCGAAGCGTTCGAGGAACACAAGAGGGGAAGCAAGACGTTCAGCTCGAGTGAGCTCGATGCACTCAAATGTATGCTCAAGGGTGAGGGCAATCCCCTTACCGGTCGTTCTTTGGAGTTGTTTGAGCAGAAGCTTTCCTAG
- a CDS encoding RsmE family RNA methyltransferase, with translation MNIILFASLEAENILDMSDERAQHIRKVLRLKEGDTFGAGIVNQGKGTATITRIDEKEVAFSFVQDETKGTSLYPVTLLVAQVRPICMRRILREAVSLGVERIMLTQTETGEKSYAQANLYTSGEYRSILLDGAMQSGECAVSEVVFASSVRDALAKLGPDSTKIVLDNVRPGTPLSTLSLTAHQEVVLAIGGERGFTDTERDRFADAGFLFASLGSRILRTETACSAGVAVLLGRMGLL, from the coding sequence ATGAATATCATCCTTTTTGCCAGCTTGGAAGCAGAGAATATCCTGGATATGTCCGATGAACGGGCCCAGCACATCAGAAAGGTGCTTCGGCTCAAGGAGGGAGACACCTTCGGGGCCGGTATCGTCAATCAGGGAAAGGGAACGGCCACCATCACGCGCATCGACGAAAAGGAAGTGGCATTCTCCTTCGTGCAGGATGAGACGAAAGGGACAAGCCTCTACCCGGTGACGCTTCTGGTCGCCCAGGTCCGCCCGATCTGTATGCGCAGGATCTTGCGCGAGGCAGTGAGCCTTGGGGTGGAGCGGATCATGCTCACCCAGACGGAAACCGGGGAGAAATCCTATGCCCAGGCAAATCTCTACACCAGCGGGGAGTACCGCTCCATCCTTCTCGATGGAGCGATGCAGAGCGGGGAGTGTGCGGTCAGCGAGGTGGTCTTTGCCTCATCGGTGAGGGATGCCCTTGCAAAGCTTGGGCCCGACTCCACCAAGATTGTGCTGGACAATGTGAGACCCGGTACTCCGCTTTCAACGCTTTCTCTCACTGCTCACCAGGAAGTGGTGCTGGCCATCGGCGGTGAACGGGGTTTCACCGATACCGAGCGGGATCGCTTTGCAGACGCGGGCTTTTTGTTTGCATCCCTGGGGTCACGGATTCTCAGGACAGAAACTGCCTGCAGCGCGGGTGTGGCCGTCCTGCTGGGACGAATGGGACTACTCTGA
- a CDS encoding lipoate--protein ligase, which translates to MKNAIYVAESHDCAANLAGEAYLLTLDYDHVLYLWENDPCIVIGRYQNPFSECNLQRMEEKQVQLVRRHSGGGAVYHDRGNLCFTLIGNKETSSKEENFSLILEALSSLGIECELSGRNDILIQGKKVSGNAFQTTATKFCHHGTLLIQSDLSVMGQYLTPSSTKLSSKAVKSVSSRVGNLAEARGDISSDLVQQALIETFIRRYGPTEVQTVDFAALEQAQTNYRLFGDRSLILEKTPQFSHSFTHRFDWGEVTLHLQVVKGVITEVKLYTDALDTSLAERAAKALTGVAYDIGAIGDIQKQIEQADLASLLAHLVTLL; encoded by the coding sequence ATGAAGAACGCAATCTACGTAGCTGAATCACACGACTGTGCTGCCAATCTGGCAGGGGAAGCATATCTGCTCACCCTCGACTACGACCATGTGCTCTACCTCTGGGAGAATGACCCCTGCATCGTCATCGGGCGCTACCAGAATCCTTTCAGTGAGTGCAATCTCCAGCGAATGGAAGAAAAACAGGTCCAGTTGGTGCGCCGCCATAGCGGCGGGGGGGCAGTCTACCACGACCGCGGCAACCTCTGTTTTACGCTGATAGGGAACAAGGAGACCAGCAGCAAGGAAGAGAACTTCTCCCTCATCCTGGAAGCACTTTCCTCTTTAGGCATCGAGTGCGAGCTCTCGGGACGCAACGATATCCTCATCCAGGGCAAAAAGGTCTCGGGCAACGCGTTCCAGACGACAGCCACCAAGTTCTGCCATCACGGCACACTTCTGATACAGAGCGATCTTTCGGTGATGGGCCAGTATCTGACCCCAAGTTCCACCAAGCTCTCCTCAAAAGCGGTGAAGTCGGTCTCCTCGAGGGTTGGGAACCTTGCTGAAGCCAGAGGCGATATCTCCAGTGATCTGGTCCAGCAGGCCCTCATCGAAACCTTCATCCGCCGGTATGGCCCGACTGAGGTCCAAACCGTCGATTTTGCTGCGCTTGAGCAAGCGCAGACAAACTATCGGCTGTTCGGAGACCGTTCGTTGATCCTGGAAAAGACACCCCAATTTTCCCACTCCTTCACCCATCGCTTCGACTGGGGAGAGGTCACGCTCCACCTGCAGGTGGTGAAGGGAGTGATAACCGAGGTGAAGCTGTACACCGATGCCTTGGATACCTCGCTGGCCGAACGGGCAGCAAAGGCTTTGACAGGCGTTGCCTACGATATTGGGGCGATCGGGGATATCCAGAAACAGATCGAGCAGGCCGATCTTGCCAGCCTGCTCGCCCATTTGGTCACCTTGCTTTAG
- the malQ gene encoding 4-alpha-glucanotransferase gives MKHNIRRCGVLMHPTSLPSTHGIGSLGDEAFAFIDLLSQAQVRLWQILPLGPTGYGDSPYAARSSFAGNELLIDLKSLAYDGYLDVEDVLFAPTFPLDRVDYGNVRSYKEPLLEKAADLFLAEAEETERAAYEAFANDNAWFLDDYALYQVLCRVYNDSRWFEVWPAELRLRDPAALDAVGKQYQKEIERIKVQQYFFFTQWAKLKAYANAHQVQIIGDIPIFVAPDSVDAWANRHLLKMDEEGKQTVSSGVPPDAFSADGQLWGNPVYDWDAHRKEHFSWWIKRIEQTLKSCDIIRIDHFRGFAAYWEVQRGEKTAMNGTWVNAPGQELFAALKEKLGNNLPIIAEDLGVITEDVEELRDTNNFPGMKILQFAFNVENGMLDATNAYLPHNCQYNSVIYTGTHDNNTSRGWYESLDGLTKDLVRRYLECPDDQVVWQLIRQMLLSSSKDAILPMQDWLELGQEGRMNIPSTCGTSNWSWRAKSLHLDAWRIDRLRSLIELSGRTGA, from the coding sequence ATGAAACACAACATCAGACGCTGTGGGGTGCTCATGCACCCGACTTCCCTGCCTTCCACCCATGGAATCGGCTCCTTGGGAGACGAGGCTTTTGCATTCATCGACCTCCTGAGCCAGGCTCAGGTCAGACTCTGGCAGATACTTCCCCTTGGCCCCACCGGCTATGGGGATTCTCCCTATGCCGCCCGTTCCTCCTTTGCAGGCAATGAGCTCCTTATTGATCTGAAGAGCCTCGCATACGACGGTTATCTTGATGTGGAGGATGTTCTTTTTGCTCCCACGTTTCCCCTTGACCGTGTAGATTACGGAAACGTGCGCTCCTACAAGGAGCCCCTCCTTGAGAAGGCGGCAGATCTTTTCCTTGCTGAAGCAGAAGAGACGGAACGAGCTGCATACGAGGCCTTTGCCAACGATAATGCCTGGTTTCTTGATGATTATGCCCTCTATCAGGTGCTGTGCCGCGTATACAATGACTCCCGCTGGTTTGAAGTCTGGCCTGCTGAACTGAGACTGCGGGACCCTGCTGCTTTGGATGCAGTGGGAAAGCAGTACCAGAAGGAGATTGAGCGGATCAAGGTCCAGCAGTATTTCTTCTTCACCCAATGGGCCAAGCTCAAGGCCTACGCCAATGCCCATCAGGTCCAGATCATCGGAGACATCCCCATCTTTGTCGCTCCCGATAGCGTCGATGCTTGGGCGAACCGCCATCTTCTGAAGATGGACGAGGAGGGGAAGCAGACCGTATCGAGCGGAGTTCCCCCCGATGCATTCTCCGCTGACGGCCAACTCTGGGGAAACCCCGTATACGACTGGGATGCACACCGCAAGGAGCACTTCAGTTGGTGGATCAAGCGCATTGAGCAGACTCTCAAAAGCTGTGATATCATCAGGATTGACCACTTCCGTGGCTTTGCTGCCTATTGGGAAGTGCAGCGGGGCGAGAAGACGGCAATGAACGGGACGTGGGTGAATGCTCCCGGACAGGAGCTTTTCGCTGCCCTGAAAGAGAAACTAGGGAATAATCTTCCGATCATCGCTGAGGACCTTGGGGTCATCACCGAGGACGTGGAGGAGCTGCGTGACACAAACAACTTCCCAGGCATGAAGATCCTGCAGTTCGCCTTCAATGTGGAGAACGGCATGCTGGATGCAACCAATGCCTACTTGCCGCACAACTGCCAGTACAACAGCGTCATCTATACCGGAACACATGACAACAATACCAGCCGCGGTTGGTATGAGAGTCTGGATGGCCTCACCAAGGATCTGGTTCGCAGATACCTGGAGTGTCCGGACGACCAGGTGGTGTGGCAGCTGATCAGGCAGATGCTGCTCTCCTCCTCCAAGGATGCCATCCTTCCGATGCAGGACTGGCTGGAACTGGGTCAGGAGGGGAGGATGAACATCCCCTCAACCTGTGGCACCAGCAACTGGAGCTGGAGGGCAAAGAGCCTGCATCTCGATGCATGGCGAATCGATCGGCTCCGCTCCCTCATTGAGTTGAGCGGAAGAACCGGAGCCTAA
- a CDS encoding CarD family transcriptional regulator, translating into MDLPQEKVQFAVGEHVVYPLQGVGVIKRIEERTFRGAVVMYYVIYLDISDMTVMIPVEKSKEMGIRPIVEQKEAQAAIDSISSKYEPMPVDWKARYQMNVDLLKQGSIASIAKVVQALYHRSKIKELPVQERKLYDNALRLLIDETSFSLKKDKKEIEMLVFSKLEK; encoded by the coding sequence ATGGATTTACCGCAGGAAAAAGTACAATTTGCCGTTGGGGAACATGTAGTATATCCCCTTCAGGGAGTAGGCGTCATCAAACGCATCGAAGAGCGAACGTTCAGAGGTGCAGTTGTGATGTATTACGTCATCTACCTTGATATCTCTGACATGACGGTTATGATTCCTGTGGAAAAATCAAAAGAGATGGGGATACGGCCCATAGTGGAGCAGAAAGAGGCACAGGCTGCCATCGATTCCATCTCCAGCAAGTATGAGCCGATGCCTGTAGACTGGAAGGCCCGCTACCAGATGAATGTCGATCTGCTCAAGCAGGGATCGATTGCATCCATTGCCAAGGTGGTGCAGGCCCTCTACCACCGCAGCAAGATCAAGGAACTTCCGGTGCAGGAACGCAAGCTTTATGACAATGCTTTGCGCCTGCTGATCGATGAAACCTCGTTCTCTTTGAAAAAAGACAAGAAGGAGATCGAGATGCTCGTATTCTCCAAGCTGGAGAAGTAG
- a CDS encoding IspD/TarI family cytidylyltransferase produces MAFPQHAVIVTAAGSSERFNTTKQLGVKKEYLQIDGHTVLYRSILPFLQVPNCCAILVTYPEGMEDQCAVALEDLLQQNLVPIILVKGGKSRQESVYNALKMLSTMALGVQYIAIHDGARCFVTPDLVIRTLATATVFKGAVPALPATDALKTIDNNGMIKAHIDRSHTVGVQTPQIFRYPEIWEAHQAAKDSTTPYVDDTEIFTDFGLNVGVCEGDRENRKITYIEDVPEAEKQIADYLSALEEGKRSAQAARALHQAMDEVRREQEKS; encoded by the coding sequence ATGGCCTTTCCCCAACACGCTGTCATCGTCACCGCTGCAGGCAGCAGTGAGCGGTTCAATACAACCAAGCAACTGGGTGTGAAAAAAGAGTATTTGCAGATTGATGGGCATACGGTTCTCTATCGTTCCATTCTCCCCTTTTTGCAAGTTCCCAACTGTTGTGCCATCCTGGTCACCTATCCCGAGGGGATGGAAGACCAATGCGCAGTTGCGCTTGAGGACCTGTTGCAACAGAACTTGGTGCCCATCATCCTCGTGAAGGGAGGCAAGAGCCGCCAGGAGTCGGTCTACAACGCACTGAAGATGCTCTCCACCATGGCACTGGGTGTCCAATACATTGCCATCCATGATGGGGCCCGTTGTTTCGTCACACCGGATCTGGTGATCAGGACGCTTGCCACGGCAACCGTGTTCAAGGGGGCGGTGCCCGCACTGCCTGCCACGGATGCCCTGAAGACCATTGACAACAATGGGATGATCAAAGCCCATATCGATCGTTCCCACACCGTTGGGGTGCAAACCCCGCAGATATTCCGCTATCCTGAAATTTGGGAGGCCCACCAGGCCGCAAAGGACAGCACCACGCCCTATGTTGATGATACCGAGATCTTCACTGACTTCGGCCTGAATGTCGGGGTGTGCGAGGGAGATCGGGAAAACAGGAAGATCACCTACATCGAAGATGTACCTGAGGCGGAAAAGCAAATTGCCGACTACCTCAGTGCATTGGAAGAGGGCAAACGCAGCGCACAGGCAGCGCGTGCTCTTCATCAGGCGATGGATGAGGTGAGAAGGGAGCAAGAAAAGTCGTGA
- the ispF gene encoding 2-C-methyl-D-erythritol 2,4-cyclodiphosphate synthase yields the protein MRIGTGWDLHRLVSARTLILGGVVIPSDKGEAAHSDGDVLVHAIIDALLGSLAKGDIGSHFPDTDPAYKDADSIQLLKKVLTEDLPPHRIENIDTTIILQRPKLRPYIEAIRENLANVMGLEPHQVSVKAKTAEGILGELGSGDAVIAQASVLIS from the coding sequence GTGAGAATCGGAACCGGCTGGGACCTGCATCGCCTGGTAAGCGCAAGAACGTTGATTCTCGGGGGCGTGGTCATTCCCAGTGACAAGGGAGAGGCTGCCCATAGTGACGGTGATGTTCTGGTCCATGCCATCATCGATGCGCTTCTGGGCTCCCTTGCCAAAGGTGATATCGGTTCTCATTTTCCCGATACAGACCCTGCCTACAAGGATGCAGACAGCATACAGTTGCTGAAAAAGGTCCTGACCGAAGATCTTCCTCCCCACCGCATCGAAAACATTGACACCACCATCATTCTGCAACGTCCCAAGCTCCGGCCATACATAGAGGCAATCCGGGAAAATCTTGCAAATGTGATGGGCCTGGAGCCTCACCAGGTATCGGTAAAGGCAAAAACCGCAGAGGGCATCCTTGGCGAATTGGGCTCCGGGGATGCTGTCATTGCACAGGCTTCCGTGTTGATTTCTTGA